The Lycium barbarum isolate Lr01 chromosome 12, ASM1917538v2, whole genome shotgun sequence genome includes a region encoding these proteins:
- the LOC132624659 gene encoding pheophytinase, chloroplastic-like, translating into MSTSCATGKDRLSKNFAANRIVSSGTPVMTPSVVAESSQGLQQLPFKPDNYWAWRGYKIHYVEEGEGFPIVLIHGFASSSFHWSIRYTNDLVLFYSLGGFTTLLAAAALLDQVKGVSLLNSAGRFGDDISTTDKTEETALHKFIVMPVEENFQRVVVRLAFWLTMRPDHIEAQLKSCVYKNHSNVDEDLINSIVRPAADPYAWEVYYRLVKQLMSNPTKYTLDSVLSQLSCPLLLLWGDLDPLVLPDHDRTKANRIKDFYPNTSLVNLQAGHYPQDEVPEQVNKALLDWLSALDISAHSLEGASEI; encoded by the exons ATGTCAACTTCTTGTGCCACGGGCAAGGACAGACTG TCCAAGAACTTTGCTGCTAATAGAATTGTTTCTTCTGGTACTCCAGTTATGACCCCTTCTGTAGTTGCTGAATCCTCTCAAG GCTTGCAGCAATTACCATTTAAACCAGACAACTATTGGGCATGGCGAGGATACAAAATTCATTATGTGGAGGAAGGAGAAGGGTTTCCAATTGTTCTGATTCATGGATTTGCTTCTTCCTCTTTTCATTGGAG TATACGTTATACTAATGATCTTGTATTATTTTACAGTCTTGGAGGGTTTACTACTTTGTTAGCAGCAGCAGCACTGCTAGATCAAGTCAAGGGAGTTTCCTTATTAAATAGTGCAGGACGATTTGGGGATGACATTAGTACAACTGATAAAACTGAAGAGACAGCCTTGCATAAGTTCATTGTAATGCCAGTGGAAGAAAATTTTCAGCGTGTTGTTGTCAGATTGGCGTTCTGGCTAACCATGCGACCAGACCATATTGAAGCTCAGCTGAAGAGTTGT GTCTATAAAAACCATTCAAATGTGGATGAAGACCTCATCAATTCAATTGTTAGGCCTGCAGCCGACCCATATGCATGGGAAGTTTATTACCG ACTGGTAAAACAACTCATGTCAAACCCAACAAAGTATACACTTGACAGTGTGTTGAGCCAACTCTCTTgcccattgttgttgttgtggggtGACCTAGACCCTTTGGTACTTCCTGATCATGATCGTACAAAGGCAAATAGAATTAAGGATTTCTACCCGAACACATCCCTTGTAAACTTGCAGGCAGGGCATTACCCCCAGGATGAAGTCCCAGAACAAGTGAATAAAGCTTTATTAGATTGGTTGTCAGCCTTGGATATATCAGCACATTCTCTGGAAGGAGCATCAGAAATTTAG
- the LOC132622616 gene encoding uncharacterized protein LOC132622616 isoform X1: MGASVRLLTISNRHHLPTSLFLKKLNHKPLPLSPSSLPSPSKIRPNIFLSHRNPSYPLSKTPFTSQFLNPFISSNRFASGTQERLFDWHFADDNEKGSEIGVTPKEGPIVTVVMLGWLGSEPKHLRRYIELYNSKGIHAVTFVASVKDVLSFDLGKKLEQRIAVLANELALWLSESDEDGRERCLFFHTFSNTGWLAYGAILENLKNRQDLLEKIKGCVVDSGGDPVISPKVWAAGFTAAMLKKRSSFAYSSEEAGEGNEVGSPLTLGKVQMKGAMLMEILLFAALEKLFSVLLSLPDVNERLTKILSVLVNNQPSCPQLYLYSTADRVIPFQSVETFIEEQRKSGREVHAFNFGSSPHVDHYRTFPDNYVSVLQKFLQECMLIPNEVHKVKSQPHQ, from the exons ATGGGAGCCTCAGTCAGACTACTCACTATTTCAAATCGCCACCATCTCCCCACTTCTCTCTTCCTCAAAAAACTCAATCACAAACCCCTTCCTTTATCACCATCTTCACTTCCATCTCCCTCAAAAATTCGCCCCAACATTTTCTTATCACATCGCAATCCATCCTACCCACTTTCAAAAACTCCCTTCACATCTCAATTCTTGAATCCCTTTATATCAAGCAATCGTTTTGCATCAGGAACCCAAGAAAGATTATTCGATTGGCATTTTGCTGATGACAATGAAAAGGGTAGTGAAATTGGGGTGACACCCAAAGAAGGACCAATTGTTACGGTTGTGATGTTGGGCTGGCTTGGGTCAGAGCCTAAGCATTTAAGGAGGTATATTGAGTTGTATAACTCTAAGGGTATTCATGCTGTAACGTTTGTTGCTTCTGTGAAAGATGTTCTTTCTTTTGACTTGGGCAAGAAATTAGAACAGAGGATTGCTGTGTTGGCAAATGAACTTGCTTTGTGGTTGTCGGAATCCGACGAGGATGGTCGTGAAAGGTGTTTGTTTTTTCACACGTTTAGCAATACTGGATGGCTTGC TTATGGTGCTATTCTTGAGAATTTGAAAAACAGACAGGATTTGTTGGAAAAGATCAAAGGATGTGTTGTTGATTCAGGTGGTGATCCAGTTATAAGCCCCAAG GTCTGGGCAGCAGGATTTACTGCAGCCATGCTGAAGAAGCGTAGCTCTTTTGCATATTCTTCAGAAGAAGCTGGAGAAGGAAATGAAGTGGGAAGTCCATTAACCTTAGGAAAAGTTCAAATGAAGGGAGCGATGTTGATGGAAATCCTTCTTTTTGCAGCACTTGAGAAACTCTTCTCGGTTCTTCTTAGTTTGCCTGACGTTAATGA GCGGCTGACGAAGATACTTTCTGTCCTTGTTAACAACCAGCCTTCATGTCCTCAACTTTATCTTTACAGTACAGCTGACAGGGTGATTCCATTTCAGTCAGTTGAAACTTTTATTGAAGAGCAGAGGAAAAGTGGAAGAGAGGTTCACGCTTTCAACTTTGGCTCTTCTCCTCATGTAGATCATTACCGAACTTTCCCAGACAATTATGTATCTGTATTACAGAAATTTCTCCAAGAATGTATGCTCATACCAAACGAAGTGCACAAAGTGAAAAGCCAGCCACATCAATAG
- the LOC132622616 gene encoding uncharacterized protein LOC132622616 isoform X2 — translation MGASVRLLTISNRHHLPTSLFLKKLNHKPLPLSPSSLPSPSKIRPNIFLSHRNPSYPLSKTPFTSQFLNPFISSNRFASGTQERLFDWHFADDNEKGSEIGVTPKEGPIVTVVMLGWLGSEPKHLRRYIELYNSKGIHAVTFVASVKDVLSFDLGKKLEQRIAVLANELALWLSESDEDGRESYGAILENLKNRQDLLEKIKGCVVDSGGDPVISPKVWAAGFTAAMLKKRSSFAYSSEEAGEGNEVGSPLTLGKVQMKGAMLMEILLFAALEKLFSVLLSLPDVNERLTKILSVLVNNQPSCPQLYLYSTADRVIPFQSVETFIEEQRKSGREVHAFNFGSSPHVDHYRTFPDNYVSVLQKFLQECMLIPNEVHKVKSQPHQ, via the exons ATGGGAGCCTCAGTCAGACTACTCACTATTTCAAATCGCCACCATCTCCCCACTTCTCTCTTCCTCAAAAAACTCAATCACAAACCCCTTCCTTTATCACCATCTTCACTTCCATCTCCCTCAAAAATTCGCCCCAACATTTTCTTATCACATCGCAATCCATCCTACCCACTTTCAAAAACTCCCTTCACATCTCAATTCTTGAATCCCTTTATATCAAGCAATCGTTTTGCATCAGGAACCCAAGAAAGATTATTCGATTGGCATTTTGCTGATGACAATGAAAAGGGTAGTGAAATTGGGGTGACACCCAAAGAAGGACCAATTGTTACGGTTGTGATGTTGGGCTGGCTTGGGTCAGAGCCTAAGCATTTAAGGAGGTATATTGAGTTGTATAACTCTAAGGGTATTCATGCTGTAACGTTTGTTGCTTCTGTGAAAGATGTTCTTTCTTTTGACTTGGGCAAGAAATTAGAACAGAGGATTGCTGTGTTGGCAAATGAACTTGCTTTGTGGTTGTCGGAATCCGACGAGGATGGTCGTGAAAG TTATGGTGCTATTCTTGAGAATTTGAAAAACAGACAGGATTTGTTGGAAAAGATCAAAGGATGTGTTGTTGATTCAGGTGGTGATCCAGTTATAAGCCCCAAG GTCTGGGCAGCAGGATTTACTGCAGCCATGCTGAAGAAGCGTAGCTCTTTTGCATATTCTTCAGAAGAAGCTGGAGAAGGAAATGAAGTGGGAAGTCCATTAACCTTAGGAAAAGTTCAAATGAAGGGAGCGATGTTGATGGAAATCCTTCTTTTTGCAGCACTTGAGAAACTCTTCTCGGTTCTTCTTAGTTTGCCTGACGTTAATGA GCGGCTGACGAAGATACTTTCTGTCCTTGTTAACAACCAGCCTTCATGTCCTCAACTTTATCTTTACAGTACAGCTGACAGGGTGATTCCATTTCAGTCAGTTGAAACTTTTATTGAAGAGCAGAGGAAAAGTGGAAGAGAGGTTCACGCTTTCAACTTTGGCTCTTCTCCTCATGTAGATCATTACCGAACTTTCCCAGACAATTATGTATCTGTATTACAGAAATTTCTCCAAGAATGTATGCTCATACCAAACGAAGTGCACAAAGTGAAAAGCCAGCCACATCAATAG
- the LOC132622341 gene encoding syntaxin-112, translated as MNDLMTKSFLSYVELKKQAHLDLETERDLEMGQLSRTDEENLSNFFPEIQAVKGNIEEITNLLIDLQKLNEETKTTHGPKILRGLRDRMDSDMVSVLRKAKIVKAKLEALDKSNVANRKLSMAYAEGTVVDRTRVNMTNGLRIKLRDIMNDFQALREKILSDYKDCLKRRYFNDTGNEPTEEVIEKMVSEGSGKVEIFSEKGEMNLEDKDRHEAVMDIKRSLDKLHQVFLDMAVLVETQSEHIDDIEHNVAIAGSFISGGTNSLFYAKQHQKKGRTWLCWVWAVVLIITIVCLIATLIS; from the coding sequence ATGAACGATCTCATGACAAAATCGTTCTTAAGTTATGTTGAACTGAAAAAACAAGCCCATTTGGATCTTGAAACTGAAAGGGACTTAGAGATGGGCCAACTCAGCCGTACAGATGAAGAAAATCTTTCCAACTTCTTCCCTGAAATCCAGGCAGTGAAGGGTAACATTGAAGAGATTACTAATCTCTTGATTGATCTTCAAAAACTGAATGAAGAAACAAAAACTACTCATGGTCCGAAAATCCTTCGTGGCCTTAGAGACCGAATGGATTCTGATATGGTATCTGTCCTTCGCAAAGCCAAGATTGTCAAGGCAAAACTTGAAGCACTTGACAAATCAAATGTTGCTAATCGGAAACTATCAATGGCGTATGCAGAAGGGACTGTTGTTGATCGAACGAGAGTTAACATGACTAATGGATTGAGGATCAAGCTAAGGGATATCATGAATGATTTTCAGGCTTTGAGGGAAAAAATCTTATCAGATTACAAAGACTGCCTTAAAAGAAGATATTTTAATGACACAGGTAACGAGCCAACAGAGGAAGTGATTGAGAAGATGGTGTCGGAAGGAAGTGGGAAAGttgaaatattttcagaaaaaggAGAGATGAATCTTGAGGACAAAGATAGGCATGAGGCTGTAATGGACATAAAAAGGAGCCTGGATAAACTTCATCAAGTTTTTCTTGATATGGCTGTTCTAGTTGAGACTCAAAGTGAACATATTGATGACATTGAGCATAATGTGGCCATTGCTGGAAGCTTCATCAGTGGTGGAACCAACAGTCTTTTCTATGCTAAGCAGCACCAGAAGAAGGGAAGGACATGGTTATGTTGGGTATGGGCTGTGGTGTTGATCATTACGATTGTCTGCTTAATTGCTACTTTGATCTCTTGA
- the LOC132622340 gene encoding putative glucose-6-phosphate 1-epimerase, translating into MAALSMTWSCSPLTSSKIRRVNRYSGMAFASVKSTEGLGNLPKVVLTSPHGSEAELYLFGACVTSWKVDSKDLLFVRPDAVFNGQKPISGGIPHCFPQFGPGPIQQHGFGRNMNWSLVSSENVEEKPTVTLELKDGPYSRAMWDYSFHALYKITLDKKTLSTEFTVKNTDNKPFSFTTALHTYFHASVTGAAVSGLKGCKTLNKVPDPTNPVEGKEERDVVTFPGFVDCVYLDAPNELQLDNGLGDKISIKNSNWSDAVVWNPHLTMEQSYKDFVCVENAKIGQVQLEPEQSWTAVQHLTVA; encoded by the exons ATGGCAGCACTTTCTATGACTTGGTCTTGTTCTCCTTTAACCTCCTCAAAAATTCGGCGAGTCAACCG ATACTCAGGGATGGCATTTGCAAGTGTGAAATCTACTGAAGGGTTAGGGAATTTACCCAAGGTCGTTTTGACTTCTCCTCATGGAAG TGAGGCAGAGCTATATCTATTTGGAGCTTGTGTCACATCTTGGAAAGTAGACAGTAAAGATCTACTTTTTGTTCGACCAGATGCTGTATTCAATGGTCAGAAACCAATCAG TGGAGGAATACCACATTGTTTCCCACAATTTGGACCTGGCCCAATCCAGCAG CACGGATTTGGAAGGAACATGAATTGGTCTCTTGTTAGCTCTGAAAATGTGGAAGAGAAACCTACTGTTACTCTGGAGCTAAAGGATGGCCCTTACAGCCGTGCGATGTGGGACTATAGTTTCCATGCTCTTTACAAG ATCACTCTTGATAAGAAGACCCTTTCAACGGAATTCACAGTTAAAAATACTGACAACAAACCATTTTCATTCACTACTGCTCTTCATACTTACTTCCAC GCTTCTGTAACAGGTGCAGCAGTTAGTGGCTTAAAAGGTTGCAAAACTCTAAACAAAGTTCCTGATCCCACAAATCCTGTGGAGGGAAAGGAGGAAAG GGATGTGGTGACATTTCCAGGATTTGTGGACTGTGTTTATCTTGATGCACCTAATGAGTTACAACTAGATAATGGTTTGGGTGATAAGATATCTATCAAAAACAGCAA TTGGTCTGATGCTGTTGTATGGAACCCTCATCTGACCATGGAACAAAGCTATAAAGATTTTGTTTGCGTTGAAAATGCCAAG ATTGGACAAGTTCAGCTGGAACCAGAGCAATCTTGGACGGCTGTACAACATCTAACTGTTGCTTAA